The following are encoded in a window of Capricornis sumatraensis isolate serow.1 chromosome 7, serow.2, whole genome shotgun sequence genomic DNA:
- the NMU gene encoding neuromedin-U isoform X2, with product MLRAASRRPEPPAGHVAAGSPLLLLLLLSCCADDCGGAPVLPQGLQPEQELRLWNEASNALEEICLTIMRTLPKPQETDEKDNTKRFLFHYSKTRKLGNSNVVSSVLHPLLQLVPQLHERRMKRFRLDEEFQGPIASQNRRYFLFRPRNGRRSEGYI from the exons ATGCTGCGAGCCGCGAGCCGTCGCCCCGAGCCGCCGGCGGGGCATGTGGCCGCCGGGTCcccgctcctgctgctgctactgctgtctTGTTGCGCGGACGACTGCGGAG gtGCTCCAGTATTGCCTCAAGGATTACAGCCTGAACAAGAATTACGGTTGTGGAATGAG GCATCCAATGCATTGGAGGAGATTTGCCTCACAATTATGCGGACTCTACCAAAGCCCCAG GAAACAGATGAAAAAGATAACACCAAAAGG ttcttaTTTCATTATTCGAAGACTCGAAAGTTGGGCAATTCAAATGTTGTG TCTTCTGTCCTGCATCCGCTGCTGCAGCTCGTCCCACAACTGCATGAGAGAAGAATGAAGAGGTTCAGATTGGAC gaagaATTCCAAGGTCCTATTGCAAGCCAAAATAGAAGATACTTTTTATTCAGG CCACGCAATGGAAGAAGATCAGAAGGTTACATTTAA
- the NMU gene encoding neuromedin-U isoform X1: MLRAASRRPEPPAGHVAAGSPLLLLLLLSCCADDCGGAPVLPQGLQPEQELRLWNEINDACLSLLSMHPQPQASNALEEICLTIMRTLPKPQETDEKDNTKRFLFHYSKTRKLGNSNVVSSVLHPLLQLVPQLHERRMKRFRLDEEFQGPIASQNRRYFLFRPRNGRRSEGYI; the protein is encoded by the exons ATGCTGCGAGCCGCGAGCCGTCGCCCCGAGCCGCCGGCGGGGCATGTGGCCGCCGGGTCcccgctcctgctgctgctactgctgtctTGTTGCGCGGACGACTGCGGAG gtGCTCCAGTATTGCCTCAAGGATTACAGCCTGAACAAGAATTACGGTTGTGGAATGAG aTAAATGATGCTTGTTTGTCTTTGTTATCCATGCATCCACAGCCTCAG GCATCCAATGCATTGGAGGAGATTTGCCTCACAATTATGCGGACTCTACCAAAGCCCCAG GAAACAGATGAAAAAGATAACACCAAAAGG ttcttaTTTCATTATTCGAAGACTCGAAAGTTGGGCAATTCAAATGTTGTG TCTTCTGTCCTGCATCCGCTGCTGCAGCTCGTCCCACAACTGCATGAGAGAAGAATGAAGAGGTTCAGATTGGAC gaagaATTCCAAGGTCCTATTGCAAGCCAAAATAGAAGATACTTTTTATTCAGG CCACGCAATGGAAGAAGATCAGAAGGTTACATTTAA